In Dehalogenimonas etheniformans, one genomic interval encodes:
- a CDS encoding acyl-CoA dehydratase activase has product MITAGLDVGSRTIKLVLFDGNIIHSVVADSGLKPVDRCRRLLEGRSFDKLMVTGYGRDLVALELSGATISEISAQAAAARYLYPDAASVIDIGGQDSKVIRLSATGVRKFEMNDRCAAGTGKFLEIMARALELCIDDFAKTALDAERSVTLNSLCTVFAESEVISLINKGEDAHAIALGLHQAVASRVGAMAKRVGMADRLVFSGGGAKNPCLVKLLEEKLSLKITVPEEPQITAALGAAIIASR; this is encoded by the coding sequence ATGATCACCGCCGGCCTCGACGTCGGTTCCCGCACCATCAAGCTGGTGCTCTTCGATGGCAATATCATCCATTCCGTTGTCGCCGATAGCGGCCTGAAGCCCGTTGACCGCTGCCGCCGGTTGCTCGAAGGCCGCTCATTCGACAAATTGATGGTGACCGGCTACGGCCGAGATTTGGTGGCCCTGGAGCTATCCGGGGCCACCATTTCCGAGATCTCGGCACAAGCAGCCGCCGCCCGCTACCTCTACCCCGACGCCGCCAGTGTCATCGACATTGGCGGCCAGGATTCCAAGGTCATCCGCCTTTCGGCGACGGGCGTCCGGAAGTTCGAAATGAACGACCGCTGTGCTGCCGGCACAGGCAAGTTTTTGGAGATCATGGCTCGCGCCCTGGAGCTTTGCATCGACGACTTCGCCAAAACAGCCCTCGATGCCGAACGCTCGGTGACCTTGAATTCCCTCTGTACCGTCTTCGCCGAGTCCGAGGTCATCTCCCTCATCAATAAGGGCGAGGATGCTCATGCCATCGCCCTCGGTCTGCACCAGGCTGTCGCTTCCCGTGTTGGCGCCATGGCTAAACGAGTCGGTATGGCGGACAGATTGGTCTTTTCCGGCGGCGGCGCTAAAAACCCCTGCCTAGTTAAGTTGCTGGAGGAAAAGTTAAGCCTTAAAATCACCGTGCCCGAAGAGCCTCAGATAACCGCTGCCCTCGGTGCCGCCATTATCGCCTCTCGTTAA
- the yedF gene encoding sulfurtransferase-like selenium metabolism protein YedF yields the protein MPEIIDARSKPCPQPVLLAAEALKKSDDVTVIVDNPGSQQNVAKFGKTQGCSVTVEEKADGIYIHLTKMAVASKTEAPKASGIVVFIGSDVIGRGENIELGSLLMQSFLNTLQSLPNRPETILFMNNGVKLVAEGSHVIGELKQLADSGIELLACGTCLSRLGLSNKIAVGHISNMFTIADTMMRASKVISL from the coding sequence ATGCCTGAGATCATAGACGCCCGCAGCAAGCCCTGCCCCCAACCCGTCCTCCTGGCCGCCGAGGCCCTGAAAAAATCAGACGATGTCACCGTCATCGTCGATAATCCCGGCTCGCAGCAAAACGTCGCCAAATTCGGCAAGACCCAGGGCTGCAGCGTGACGGTTGAGGAAAAAGCTGATGGTATCTACATCCACCTGACCAAGATGGCTGTGGCTTCGAAAACCGAGGCACCCAAGGCCAGCGGTATCGTCGTTTTCATCGGCTCCGACGTCATCGGCCGCGGCGAGAACATCGAACTCGGCAGCTTGTTGATGCAGAGTTTCCTGAATACCCTCCAGTCCTTACCCAACCGCCCGGAAACCATCTTATTCATGAACAACGGCGTGAAATTGGTAGCCGAGGGCTCTCACGTCATCGGCGAACTCAAGCAGCTTGCCGATTCCGGAATCGAACTCCTGGCCTGCGGCACCTGCCTGTCGCGCCTCGGCCTGTCTAACAAGATCGCCGTCGGCCATATCTCCAACATGTTCACCATCGCCGACACGATGATGCGGGCATCAAAGGTTATTAGTCTTTAG
- a CDS encoding enoyl-CoA hydratase/isomerase family protein has translation MTIDFITHGAVAIITLNRPEAYNALDLASLRGLSDAVARFESDGNLQVAIITGTGKAFCAGADIDETLPYMKEHGTKTLPPTIMRGQNCSKPLIAAINGLALGGGLELAFACDIRIAAASARLGFPEIGLGLIPGWGGTQRLARLVGLGRASEMILTGHAINASGAERIGLVNKVVPDSELMTSAFEMAHAIAEKSPEAVRIAKEALRKGFDLPLNEALDLEAGLEDAALHTAGFEEGMLAYREKRRAHKNKS, from the coding sequence ATGACGATAGATTTCATCACGCACGGCGCCGTCGCCATCATCACCTTGAACCGCCCCGAGGCTTATAACGCCCTCGACCTCGCCAGCCTCCGCGGCCTTTCCGATGCCGTTGCTCGTTTCGAATCTGACGGGAATCTCCAAGTTGCCATTATCACCGGTACCGGCAAAGCCTTCTGCGCCGGCGCCGATATCGATGAAACCCTTCCATATATGAAAGAACACGGCACCAAAACCCTGCCCCCGACGATCATGCGCGGCCAGAACTGTTCAAAACCTCTCATCGCCGCTATCAACGGGTTGGCTTTGGGCGGAGGACTGGAACTGGCGTTTGCCTGTGACATTCGAATCGCTGCAGCGTCTGCAAGGCTCGGCTTTCCGGAGATCGGCTTAGGTCTTATCCCGGGTTGGGGTGGCACTCAGCGTCTGGCTAGGCTAGTTGGCCTTGGGCGGGCATCAGAAATGATTCTCACCGGACATGCCATCAATGCCTCGGGAGCTGAACGTATCGGTCTGGTCAACAAGGTCGTCCCGGACAGCGAGTTGATGACCTCCGCGTTCGAAATGGCCCATGCCATCGCCGAAAAATCGCCGGAAGCGGTTAGAATCGCTAAAGAAGCCCTTCGTAAAGGTTTCGACCTACCTCTGAACGAGGCCCTTGACCTCGAAGCAGGTCTCGAAGATGCCGCTCTTCACACTGCCGGTTTTGAAGAAGGAATGCTGGCATACCGCGAAAAACGGCGGGCACACAAAAACAAATCTTAG
- a CDS encoding 3-hydroxyacyl-CoA dehydrogenase family protein has product MKKVGVVGFTGVMGAGIVQLCAQSGYEVVGFSRNPERTKKAVALIEKHLSRLVEKEKISASDKAAALARISTADNMSALGDCDLVIESVVENMDLKKSIFAELDAACHPDAILATNTSSLSIIDLAMATRRPNQVLGLHFFNPAPLMPLLEVVKTIATSDETLAIGKGFGETLNKTIIVARDAPGYIVNTLLIPYLLNAIRMLDRGQAAREDIDTAIKSGLNYPMGPLQVADYIGLDALLFIANIMYEESKEPQYAAPPLLKKMVTAGWLGRKSGKGFYEYR; this is encoded by the coding sequence ATCAAAAAAGTCGGTGTGGTAGGTTTCACCGGCGTCATGGGTGCCGGCATTGTTCAGCTCTGCGCACAGTCCGGTTATGAAGTCGTCGGCTTCAGTCGCAATCCGGAGCGCACCAAAAAAGCCGTCGCCCTTATCGAAAAACACCTTAGCCGACTCGTAGAAAAGGAAAAAATCTCTGCATCCGATAAGGCTGCCGCCCTGGCTCGCATTTCCACCGCTGATAATATGAGCGCTCTTGGCGATTGCGACCTCGTCATCGAGAGCGTCGTCGAGAACATGGACCTCAAAAAGAGCATCTTCGCTGAACTCGATGCCGCCTGCCACCCCGATGCCATCCTGGCCACCAATACCTCATCGCTTTCGATTATCGACCTGGCTATGGCTACCCGCCGCCCCAACCAGGTGCTCGGGCTCCACTTCTTCAACCCCGCACCTTTAATGCCACTGCTTGAAGTGGTGAAAACCATCGCCACTTCCGATGAAACTCTGGCCATAGGTAAAGGTTTCGGCGAGACCCTGAACAAAACGATTATCGTTGCCCGCGATGCGCCCGGCTACATCGTGAATACCCTTCTGATTCCCTATTTACTTAACGCCATCCGCATGCTTGACCGCGGCCAGGCGGCGCGTGAGGATATCGATACGGCGATCAAGTCCGGTTTGAACTACCCGATGGGACCGCTGCAAGTGGCTGACTATATCGGGCTGGACGCGCTCCTCTTTATCGCCAACATCATGTACGAGGAGTCCAAGGAACCGCAGTACGCCGCGCCGCCTCTATTAAAGAAAATGGTCACCGCAGGTTGGCTGGGCCGGAAGTCCGGCAAGGGCTTCTACGAATACCGATAA
- a CDS encoding helix-turn-helix domain-containing protein encodes MNTGEVDFSKVSGLISLIRNGDGPSLGKLREQIGQTRCDIATNLGISEDELERWEHGLVMPNSRQMTKWRLRLSHDVDGEVSRLLGTENPDILHQFWELAWRLG; translated from the coding sequence GTGAACACAGGAGAAGTCGATTTCAGCAAAGTCAGCGGGCTGATTTCCCTCATAAGGAATGGAGACGGCCCGTCGCTTGGTAAACTGCGAGAACAGATCGGTCAAACCCGGTGCGACATCGCGACGAACCTAGGAATCTCCGAGGATGAACTCGAGAGATGGGAACATGGGTTGGTCATGCCCAATTCAAGACAAATGACCAAGTGGCGGTTGAGGCTGAGCCATGATGTCGACGGTGAAGTGAGCCGACTATTGGGCACCGAAAACCCCGACATTTTGCACCAATTCTGGGAATTAGCCTGGCGCTTAGGCTAA
- a CDS encoding sulfite exporter TauE/SafE family protein produces MSPLMGESIINGAWVLPALLALVGLVVGAYGTLIGVGGALVLVPLLLLLYPHATPQAITAISLVIVLVNSVGGTIAYARQKRVDYRNGLIFAFGTVPGVLLGIWTLQYVSRNLFALIFGIVMIAISAFLIIRAEPANTAKSVNGHYSCNRPLGFTLSMVAGYLAGLLGIGGGIIHVPVMVYIMCFPTHVATATSHFILIFTGATGTLTHLGQGTFGSDWSVIIWLALGVVLGSQIGARLSKRVHGNVLIRLLAVALAITGLRLVLG; encoded by the coding sequence TTGTCACCGCTTATGGGCGAATCGATTATAAACGGTGCCTGGGTTCTGCCGGCACTCCTCGCGCTGGTCGGGCTGGTTGTGGGTGCGTACGGAACGCTTATCGGCGTCGGCGGCGCTCTGGTACTGGTGCCCCTGCTGTTACTCCTGTATCCCCACGCCACCCCCCAAGCGATTACCGCTATCTCTCTCGTCATCGTGCTGGTTAATTCGGTCGGCGGCACGATCGCCTACGCCCGCCAAAAACGCGTCGATTACCGCAACGGACTGATTTTTGCCTTTGGGACGGTGCCGGGAGTCCTGCTCGGCATATGGACCTTGCAGTACGTTTCGAGAAATCTCTTCGCCCTCATCTTCGGAATTGTGATGATCGCGATTTCAGCATTTCTGATAATTCGGGCGGAACCGGCTAACACCGCTAAATCGGTCAACGGGCATTATAGCTGTAACCGGCCGCTTGGATTCACCTTAAGCATGGTAGCAGGTTATCTGGCGGGGTTACTGGGCATAGGCGGCGGCATCATCCATGTCCCGGTGATGGTGTACATCATGTGTTTCCCCACCCACGTCGCCACCGCCACCTCCCATTTTATCCTGATCTTCACCGGCGCCACCGGTACCTTGACCCATTTGGGTCAAGGTACTTTCGGCTCGGACTGGTCGGTCATTATTTGGCTGGCCCTTGGAGTTGTCCTCGGATCGCAGATAGGCGCCCGACTCTCAAAACGCGTTCACGGTAATGTGCTCATCCGTTTGCTTGCGGTAGCTTTGGCTATCACGGGGTTGAGATTGGTGCTAGGATAG
- a CDS encoding magnesium transporter CorA family protein codes for MAQSQKLPPKLRMETVEFGGLTWYDIERPSETETTYLAQNFPFHPLDLDDVLSKRQRPKIDEYKDYHFMVFHFPVYNKVEKLLTPSQLSVFIGSNYLITLHAGLLRPLTRLFRECEMDDECRKEFLTHGPGYLLYRIVDRLVDYCQPIVNKILENMDRIEDEIFAKHRAGTVKEISVLRRDIITFRRTIWPMRAVIAGLEPKLKRYIDTDLNVYFGDLIDHTDKIWDSLDECKEVIEALSATFDSMSYNNYNAGIRTLTIFATITLPLLLVASVYGMNIPLPGQNTAHPIIIVLLITLGATIFTGLVLKRLKII; via the coding sequence ATGGCACAATCACAAAAACTGCCCCCAAAGCTAAGGATGGAAACCGTCGAGTTCGGCGGCCTGACCTGGTACGACATCGAAAGGCCTTCCGAAACCGAGACGACCTACCTTGCCCAGAATTTCCCCTTCCATCCCCTCGACCTTGACGACGTTCTCTCCAAGCGCCAGCGCCCCAAGATCGACGAATATAAAGACTATCACTTCATGGTGTTCCATTTCCCGGTTTACAATAAGGTCGAAAAACTGCTGACACCTTCCCAGCTTTCCGTTTTTATCGGTTCCAACTACCTGATCACCCTTCACGCGGGCCTGCTTAGGCCCCTGACCAGGCTGTTCCGTGAATGCGAAATGGATGATGAGTGTCGGAAAGAATTCCTTACCCACGGACCCGGCTACCTGCTCTACCGGATCGTCGACCGCCTGGTGGACTACTGCCAGCCCATCGTCAACAAGATCCTGGAGAATATGGACCGGATCGAGGACGAAATTTTCGCAAAACACCGCGCCGGTACGGTCAAGGAAATTTCCGTGCTCCGGCGTGATATCATCACCTTCCGCCGCACGATCTGGCCAATGCGCGCCGTCATTGCCGGCCTGGAGCCCAAGCTCAAGCGTTACATAGACACCGACCTCAATGTCTACTTCGGCGATCTGATCGATCACACCGACAAGATCTGGGATAGTCTCGACGAGTGCAAGGAAGTTATCGAAGCGCTGTCAGCAACGTTCGATTCGATGTCATACAACAACTACAACGCCGGCATCCGCACCCTCACTATCTTCGCCACTATCACCCTGCCGCTGCTGCTCGTCGCCAGCGTTTATGGCATGAATATCCCCTTGCCCGGCCAGAATACAGCGCACCCCATCATCATCGTCCTATTGATAACCCTCGGCGCCACCATATTCACCGGCCTTGTCCTTAAGCGATTGAAAATCATTTAG
- a CDS encoding queuosine precursor transporter, with protein sequence MRISPRLMVIAALFVTCLIAANIIAVKLISVGSNIVLPAAIIIFPLSYIIGDILTEVYGFAWARRVIWLGFLCNFIFVFFAWIGGLLPGASFWQGQSAYETILGYTPRLLLASFSGYLLGSFANAAVLSRMKIWTKGRYLWTRTMGSTIVGEGLDSAAFITVAFIGTPAFALMLIVYHWAAKTLIEAVATPVTYAVVNYLKRVEKTDSFDRGVNFNPFKLADAKP encoded by the coding sequence TTGCGCATTTCTCCGCGTTTAATGGTAATCGCCGCTCTGTTTGTCACTTGCCTTATCGCGGCCAACATTATCGCCGTCAAGCTTATCTCCGTCGGTTCCAATATCGTCTTGCCGGCGGCTATTATCATCTTTCCCTTGAGCTACATCATCGGCGATATCCTGACCGAAGTCTATGGCTTTGCCTGGGCTCGGCGCGTCATCTGGCTCGGCTTCTTATGTAATTTCATCTTCGTTTTCTTTGCCTGGATCGGCGGCTTGCTCCCCGGTGCGTCATTCTGGCAGGGCCAATCAGCATACGAAACAATTTTGGGCTACACCCCTCGCCTTCTGTTGGCTTCCTTCAGCGGATACCTTTTGGGCAGTTTCGCCAACGCCGCGGTCCTGTCCAGGATGAAAATCTGGACAAAGGGACGGTATCTCTGGACGCGGACCATGGGTTCGACCATTGTCGGTGAGGGTCTTGACTCGGCGGCTTTTATCACCGTCGCCTTCATCGGCACTCCCGCTTTCGCCCTGATGCTGATCGTCTATCATTGGGCCGCTAAAACGCTCATCGAAGCCGTGGCGACTCCCGTGACCTATGCCGTGGTCAATTACCTCAAGAGGGTTGAAAAGACCGACTCTTTCGACCGCGGTGTAAACTTTAATCCATTCAAACTGGCGGACGCCAAGCCATGA
- a CDS encoding MBL fold metallo-hydrolase: MKIKFLGAHNCETATTGMMCILVDDRIVVDAGALTRNMTLDEMFKIKALFLTHGHLDHFRDIATLGMNLFLNGRTLDVYGSEETRAAISEHILNGAIYSKFFDSPQNNPTLRFNLVKAGESFKIDDYEVMPLALPHPVPVLGYQLTDAWGKKFFYTGDTGTGMSRAIEQISPDFMAVDVTASSRYTAFFSVRNQHLTSETLGDELKTFRELKGYLPPVACVHMSPFGEPEIAIEIDALSASLCSPVYLAREGLVVEL; encoded by the coding sequence ATGAAAATCAAATTCCTGGGCGCTCACAACTGCGAGACTGCCACTACCGGGATGATGTGCATTTTGGTCGATGACCGGATCGTCGTTGACGCCGGTGCTCTCACCCGTAATATGACGCTCGATGAAATGTTCAAAATAAAGGCTCTCTTCTTGACCCACGGCCATTTGGATCATTTCCGTGATATCGCCACATTGGGCATGAACCTGTTTCTGAACGGGCGGACTCTCGACGTCTACGGTAGCGAGGAAACCCGTGCCGCCATCTCGGAACATATTCTCAACGGCGCCATCTATTCAAAATTTTTCGACAGTCCGCAAAATAACCCAACTCTTAGGTTTAATCTCGTCAAAGCCGGCGAATCTTTTAAAATCGATGATTATGAGGTAATGCCTCTCGCCCTGCCCCACCCCGTACCCGTCCTGGGCTATCAATTGACCGATGCATGGGGTAAAAAGTTCTTCTACACCGGCGACACCGGGACCGGGATGTCGCGCGCCATCGAACAAATTTCGCCGGATTTCATGGCGGTAGATGTCACGGCTTCTTCGCGATACACGGCGTTCTTCTCGGTACGCAACCAGCACCTGACTTCAGAGACATTGGGCGATGAGTTGAAGACTTTCAGGGAACTCAAAGGCTATCTTCCGCCCGTCGCATGTGTCCATATGAGCCCTTTCGGCGAACCGGAGATCGCCATTGAGATCGATGCCCTTTCGGCCTCCTTGTGCAGCCCCGTTTACCTCGCCCGGGAAGGTCTTGTAGTCGAGCTCTAG
- a CDS encoding Mut7-C RNAse domain-containing protein — translation MELPRFIVDQNVGKLARWLRLLGYDAVFFTGEDDTRMVKQALAENRILLTRDTAIQRRRVVTSGSLKVMTFETEDAEVQMGQLLAQFQLVGLSHPFPRCLEDNSLLRPIDKLAIEKRVPRYTFESQEEFMECPMCGRVYWRGTHWQALKRRLAGFRNQ, via the coding sequence ATGGAATTGCCCCGGTTCATCGTAGATCAAAATGTCGGCAAACTGGCGCGGTGGTTGCGGCTCTTGGGCTACGACGCCGTCTTTTTCACCGGTGAGGATGACACCCGGATGGTCAAGCAGGCGCTCGCCGAAAACCGCATCCTCCTCACCCGCGACACCGCCATCCAGCGCCGGCGGGTGGTCACCTCCGGTAGTCTCAAAGTTATGACCTTCGAGACCGAGGATGCCGAAGTCCAAATGGGGCAACTCCTCGCTCAGTTCCAACTCGTAGGCCTCAGCCACCCTTTCCCCCGGTGTTTGGAGGATAATTCGTTACTTCGCCCGATCGACAAACTAGCTATCGAAAAACGAGTGCCCCGATACACCTTCGAGTCTCAGGAGGAATTCATGGAATGCCCGATGTGTGGGCGCGTTTATTGGCGCGGCACTCACTGGCAAGCCCTCAAACGTCGTCTCGCCGGGTTTCGTAATCAGTAA
- a CDS encoding NAD(P)H-hydrate dehydratase, whose product MKLVTSTEMNLLEKRAVESGISLADLMRNAGQAVATEICGLFDSFPGKKALVLIGPGNNGGDGLVAARSLKDAGAIISVYLLSPRDPEDFAYKQVLEADINPIDVQSDAGFSKLRKILDETDLVLDAVFGTGLSRPVTGAPAAALALVAEVREERPEMIVIALDLPSGLNPDTGEVDDSTLAVDYTITLGYAKRGFFLFPGADYTRQILVANIGIPEGLDDDILSEVIDEHDVLAILPIRPSDAHKGSFGKVMVVAGSAEFIGAATLACQSAARAGAGLVTLAARRSLHHIFAAKLIETTHLLLPETMHNELAPEAAEVALSKLTKYDAAAVGPGLGQAPETVEFIHRLLSGISENTKLVLDADALNALSLTPDWWKVFDRRAVLTPHTGEFARLSGLSIGEILANRMEVCRKKAALWGKVVVLKGAHTVVGSPDGRIAVSPSANPGLASGGTGDVLTGIIASLLAQGLDEFDAARAGVYIHAMAGEAVRGNIGDAGMIASDLLIQIPRAIKSIKEHDHASCH is encoded by the coding sequence ATGAAACTTGTAACTTCCACCGAAATGAATCTCCTCGAAAAACGCGCCGTGGAATCTGGGATAAGCCTTGCGGATTTAATGCGCAACGCCGGCCAGGCCGTGGCGACTGAAATCTGCGGCCTCTTCGATTCCTTCCCCGGAAAAAAGGCGTTGGTCCTCATCGGACCCGGCAATAACGGCGGTGACGGATTGGTGGCTGCAAGGTCGCTCAAGGATGCCGGGGCTATTATCAGTGTCTATCTTCTTTCGCCTCGAGATCCTGAGGACTTCGCATACAAGCAGGTTTTGGAAGCTGATATAAACCCCATTGACGTTCAATCGGATGCCGGTTTTTCAAAACTGCGAAAAATCCTGGACGAGACTGACCTCGTCCTCGACGCAGTTTTCGGTACGGGTCTGTCTCGTCCTGTTACCGGTGCTCCAGCCGCGGCTTTGGCCCTCGTCGCCGAAGTCCGTGAAGAACGCCCCGAGATGATTGTCATTGCCCTTGACCTCCCCTCAGGGCTCAACCCCGATACCGGGGAGGTGGATGATTCAACCCTCGCCGTTGATTACACCATTACTCTAGGCTACGCCAAGCGCGGTTTTTTCCTTTTCCCCGGCGCCGATTACACCAGACAGATCCTGGTTGCCAATATCGGCATCCCGGAGGGCCTGGACGATGACATTCTGTCCGAAGTGATCGATGAACACGATGTTCTGGCCATCTTACCCATCCGTCCTTCCGACGCCCACAAAGGTTCATTCGGCAAAGTCATGGTCGTTGCCGGCTCCGCCGAGTTTATCGGCGCCGCCACCCTTGCTTGTCAGTCCGCCGCGCGCGCCGGCGCCGGTCTGGTGACCCTTGCCGCTAGGCGAAGCCTTCACCACATATTTGCTGCCAAACTGATCGAAACGACTCATCTGCTCCTACCTGAAACGATGCATAATGAGCTTGCCCCTGAAGCCGCGGAGGTTGCGTTATCGAAACTGACCAAATACGACGCCGCCGCCGTTGGTCCCGGTTTGGGCCAGGCACCTGAAACTGTTGAGTTTATACATCGACTGCTGTCGGGCATTTCGGAGAACACAAAATTGGTGCTCGACGCGGACGCTTTGAATGCTCTGTCCTTAACCCCGGATTGGTGGAAAGTTTTCGATCGCCGGGCTGTACTGACCCCTCACACCGGCGAATTTGCCCGCCTCAGCGGTTTGTCAATCGGGGAAATCCTGGCCAACCGGATGGAGGTCTGCCGCAAGAAAGCCGCTTTATGGGGCAAGGTCGTCGTACTTAAAGGTGCTCACACCGTTGTCGGCTCACCAGACGGACGGATCGCCGTCTCGCCCTCAGCCAACCCGGGACTTGCCAGCGGCGGTACCGGCGACGTTTTAACCGGAATCATCGCATCCCTCCTGGCTCAAGGACTGGATGAGTTTGACGCCGCCCGTGCCGGCGTTTACATCCATGCCATGGCCGGAGAGGCCGTCCGCGGCAACATCGGAGATGCCGGCATGATCGCCTCCGATCTCCTGATCCAGATTCCTCGAGCGATAAAATCAATCAAGGAACATGACCATGCTTCTTGTCATTGA
- a CDS encoding type III pantothenate kinase, with the protein MLLVIDIGNTSISLGLYDGEKLKVSLRVATVLHRMPDEYASLLLHLLEINGIDRKSIDKVALCSVVPPLTATFEDLCRKYFNTDPLTIGVGTKTGVKIRMDNPREVGADRIVNSAAAFHLYRSACIVVDLGTGTTFDTVSSSGDFIGGAIAPGINIAAEALTSRTSMLPRIELHAPEKAIGTSTVKAMQSGMVFGYVGLIEGIVGRIQKELPSPAKVIATGGYAELLASQTRVFDVVSPDLTLYGLRLIYYMNRA; encoded by the coding sequence ATGCTTCTTGTCATTGACATCGGTAACACCTCCATCTCCCTCGGCCTGTACGATGGCGAAAAACTGAAGGTCAGCCTCAGGGTCGCCACCGTCCTTCACCGGATGCCAGACGAGTACGCCTCATTATTGCTCCATCTGCTCGAGATAAATGGCATCGATCGTAAATCGATCGATAAAGTCGCCCTCTGCTCCGTCGTGCCGCCACTCACCGCCACCTTTGAAGACTTATGCCGCAAGTATTTCAACACCGACCCGCTCACCATCGGCGTGGGCACCAAAACCGGGGTCAAGATCCGCATGGACAACCCCCGCGAGGTCGGTGCCGACCGTATCGTCAATTCCGCCGCCGCCTTTCATCTCTACCGTTCAGCTTGCATCGTCGTCGATCTCGGCACCGGTACCACTTTCGACACCGTATCCTCGTCCGGCGATTTTATCGGAGGAGCCATCGCCCCCGGCATCAACATCGCCGCCGAGGCGCTCACATCCCGAACATCGATGCTACCAAGAATCGAACTCCACGCGCCGGAGAAAGCCATCGGCACTTCCACCGTCAAAGCCATGCAGTCGGGCATGGTCTTCGGTTATGTCGGTCTCATCGAAGGCATCGTCGGCAGGATTCAAAAAGAGTTGCCTTCCCCTGCCAAGGTCATCGCCACCGGCGGCTACGCCGAACTCCTGGCTTCTCAAACCAGAGTTTTCGATGTCGTCAGCCCCGATCTCACTCTCTACGGACTCCGCCTGATTTATTACATGAACCGGGCGTGA